In Yarrowia lipolytica chromosome 1F, complete sequence, a genomic segment contains:
- a CDS encoding uncharacterized protein (Compare to YALI0F12507g, weakly similar to CA4690|IPF3959 Candida albicans) → MLSRRLFSTTAALRVPFSGPLDIGAITAYSAKLTPSSSTEDVVSALHAANKLEHTYAASGLTTQVHEVRELIDKVLDLPEKPSLDMLQKTVCTSKYYSPWFGTRAMEVWQQKNPDTPIPRTVAMGPLRKALWETDFPAAFKVVDLSAGSPQHIKSIKQKMLKYLGVWGLFGLSISGAGQGLMAADLLFGVAPATFHILWWAYFANVSIFSVISTAGRFCGNGEVVKWMQGTFYSHYFTHADEMKMVSRIVEIDRLMPENQGQVSEEVLDALIDRKMAPVTTHDEKMMQLYWSESGEGFQWVEPEQDPAEILWRRHLREREIQKLK, encoded by the coding sequence ATGCTCTCTCGACGTCTATTTTCCACTACGGCCGCTTTACGGGTCCCCTTTTCGGGTCCGCTCGACATTGGTGCCATTACAGCTTACTCGGCCAAGCTGacgccttcttcttcaactgAAGACGTGGTTTCTGCCCTGCATGCTGCCAACAAGCTGGAACACACATACGCTGCCAGTGGGCTTACTACGCAGGTTCACGAGGTGCGGGAGCTCATTgacaaggtgctggacCTACCTGAAAAGCCTTCGTTGGACATGCTGCAAAAGACGGTGTGTACTTCCAAGTACTACTCTCCTTGGTTTGGAACCCGGGCTATGGAGGTGTGGCAACAAAAGAACCCAGACACCCCGATTCCCCGAACCGTGGCCATGGGTCCACTGCGAAAGGCGCTCTGGGAAACAGACTTCCCCGCAGCCTTCAAGGTCGTCGACCTGTCGGCCGGCTCGCCTCAACACATCAAGTCCATCAAACAAAAGATGCTTAAATATCTGGGCGTGTGGGGTCTGTTTGGCCTGAGCATCTCTGGTGCTGGACAGGGGCTCATGGCTGCCGATCTGCTGTTTGGTGTGGCCCCAGCAACCTTCCACATTCTCTGGTGGGCTTATTTTGCCAACGTGTCCATCTTTTCGGTCATTTCAACTGCTGGTCGTTTCTGCGGCAACGGAGAGGTGGTCAAGTGGATGCAGGGCACTTTCTACTCGCACTACTTTACCCACGCGGACGAGATGAAAATGGTGTCTCGAATTGTCGAGATTGACCGACTTATGCCCGAAAACCAGGGCCAGGTGTCTGAGGAGGTCCTGGACGCACTTATTGACCGAAAAATGGCGCCAGTGACCACTCACGATGAGAAAATGATGCAGCTATACTGGTCCGAAAGCGGAGAGGGCTTTCAGTGGGTGGAGCCGGAGCAGGACCCCGCCGAGATTCTCTGGAGACGTCATCTGAGAGAACGTGAGATTCAGAAGCTCAAGTAG
- a CDS encoding uncharacterized protein (Compare to YALI0F12551g, similar to uniprot|P35191 Saccharomyces cerevisiae YFL016c) yields MRIFKQARPQVGLRAVRAAFGGPGKPAIRAPLHPRFFRHSARLQMQDPYKALGVESNASAKEIKKSYYQLAKKYHPDVNKEEDAKKKFEEVQKAYELLSNEEERKKYDTFGPAAFGEGGQPGGQGYGGNPFAGGGNPFAGFGGAGFGGGGFGAQGINLDDLFSAAFGGQGGGRGGFGRQQPYVQEFEGNDIQLNVEISLEDVARGVTRDLKYQAVTSCNTCEGSGMKKDAKKTTCSACGGTGARVHVVNGGFQMSTTCEVCRGSGEQIPKDGECGSCHSNGVVRETRETSINIPPGVDNGTILRVSGMGDAPEAQAGPTVRLHNGDLLVRIHVKPSKTFVRQRSDLVYKQEIPMTTAALGGTVLIPTLLGGKLRIKVPAGTQPGAQIAIPEQGLPKGRNGFGDLKVIYDVKITAPTDKTQTAVLETLADLTHDESARRSDGHVKSEPEAPAEDEKKHTPFLKKLFNRLKHHNE; encoded by the coding sequence ATGCGAATTTTCAAGCAGGCACGACCCCAGGTGGGGTTGCGGGCGGTTCGGGCAGCTTTCGGCGGCCCCGGAAAGCCCGCGATCCGAGCACCACTCCACCCGCGTTTTTTCCGACACTCGGCCCGCCTCCAGATGCAGGACCCCTACAAGGCTCTGGGGGTGGAGTCCAATGCCAGcgccaaggagatcaaaAAGAGCTACTATCAGCTGGCGAAAAAGTACCATCCGGACGtgaacaaggaggaggacgccaagaagaagtttgaggaggtccagaaggcctacgagctgctgtccaacgaggaggagcgaaagaagTACGACACCTTTGGTCCCGCGGCGTTTGGAGAAGGCGGCCAGCCCGGAGGCCAGGGATACGGAGGCAACCCGTTTGCCGGCGGTGGAAACCCGTTTGCCGGATTTGGAGGAGCCGGGTTTGGCGGAGGAGGGTTTGGAGCCCAGGGCATCAATCTGGATGATCTGTTTTCGGCGGCGTTTGGAGGCCAGGGCGGTGGCCGAGGCGGATTTGGACGTCAGCAGCCATACGTCCAGGAGTTTGAGGGTAACGATATCCAGCTGAACGTGGAGATTTCGCTGGAAGACGTGGCTCGCGGCGTGACCCGGGACCTCAAGTACCAGGCGGTGACTTCGTGCAACACTTGTGAGGGTTCCGGCATGAAGAAGGATGCTAAGAAAACCACCTGTTCGGCCTGTGGCGGCACAGGAGCCCGTGTTCATGTGGTGAATGGCGGTTTCCAAATGTCCACCACCTGTGAGGTCTgccgaggctctggagaacagATCCCCAAGGACGGCGAGTGTGGATCGTGCCATTCCAACGGAGTGGTTCGAGAGACCCGTGAGACCTCCATCAACATTCCTCCCGGAGTCGACAACGGCACGATTCTGCGGGTGTCGGGAATGGGAGACGCTCCCGAGGCCCAGGCCGGACCCACGGTGCGTCTGCACAATGGAGATCTGCTGGTTCGAATCCACGTCAAGCCCAGCAAGACGTTTGTTCGACAGCGGTCCGATCTCGTCTACAAGCAGGAGATTCCTATGACCACCGCTGCTCTGGGCGGTACTGTTCTGATCCCCACTCTGCTGGGAGGCAAGCTGCGAATCAAAGTGCCTGCTGGAACCCAGCCCGGCGCCCAGATCGCCATCCCCGAGCAGGGTCTGCCCAAGGGCCGAAACGGCTTTGGCGACCTCAAGGTGATCTACGACGTGAAGATTACCGCGCCCACGGACAAGACACAGACGGCGGTGCTGGAGACGCTGGCGGACCTCACACACGACGAGTCGGCCCGTCGAAGCGATGGCCATGTCAAGTCGGAGCCCGAGGCCCCGGCagaggacgagaagaagcacaCCCCGttcctcaagaagctgtttAACCGGCTCAAACATCATAACGAGtaa
- a CDS encoding uncharacterized protein (Compare to YALI0F12529g, weakly similar to uniprot|Q04179 Saccharomyces cerevisiae YDR400w URH1 uridine ribohydrolase) yields the protein MPRSLIIDTDPGVDDALAISLALNSPECDLKLISLCFGNCDTNASLRNVETLFSVFERERVWREQQGLPSKHHVNQKPIVAVGMDTALDGTRLDATYFHGDDGLGNVHTKMPEFTSTDKNGPGYTFSDKPSYQVILDLLREEPDKSVTIAAIGPLMNIARAAQIDPDTFSRVKEIVHMGGALKVPGNVTPRAEFNCYSDPLAASVVYSFSATEQPCVTLPPRKEFHVTLPRPVPVTIFPLDITMEYNLYENQFFTAVSDRAAAGSPLTVWSSVWLQSTFDTFRRLNVDCSDVHINMHDPLATWYAICGDEHGAWESHDQDVRVETEGQWSRGVTIEDDRGRQKTDAEAEDDGKWLGRGGNHVKVVTKAPVEVGQLLVERIYV from the coding sequence ATGCCCCGATCGCTCATCATCGACACTGATCCCGGCGTGGACGACGCGCTGGCCATCTCGCTGGCTCTCAACTCGCCCGAGTGCGACCTCAAGCTCATTTCTCTGTGTTTCGGCAACTGCGACACGAACGCCAGTCTGCGCAATGTGGAGACACTCTTCAGCGTGTTTGAACGCGAGCGAGTGTGGCGAGAGCAGCAGGGTCTGCCCTCCAAGCACCACGTGAACCAGAAACCCATTGTGGCTGTCGGAATGGACACGGCGTTGGACGGAACCCGACTGGACGCTACCTACTTCCATGGTGACGACGGACTCGGTAACGTGCACACCAAGATGCCCGAGTTCACCAGCACCGACAAGAACGGACCCGGATACACGTTTTCCGACAAGCCTTCGTATCAAGTCATTCTCGACCTGCTGCGTGAAGAGCCCGACAAGTCCGTGACGATTGCGGCCATTGGCCCGCTCATGAACATTGCCCGAGCGGCCCAGATTGATCCCGACACCTTTTCGCGGGTGAAGGAGATTGTTCACATGGGCGGCGCTCTCAAGGTGCCTGGAAATGTGACTCCCCGTGCTGAGTTCAACTGTTACTCTGACCCCCTGGCTGCGTCGGTGGTGTACTCGTTTTCGGCCACTGAGCAGCCCTGTGTGACTTTGCCTCCTCGAAAGGAGTTCCACGTAACGCTTCCGCGACCTGTGCCCGTCACAATCTTCCCTCTGGATATTACCATGGAGTACAATCTCTACGAGAACCAGTTTTTCACCGCGGTTTCCGACCGCGCCGCAGCAGGCTCTCCTCTGACGGTGTGGTCGTCGGTGTGGCTCCAGTCCACCTTTGACACCTTCCGTCGACTTAACGTGGACTGTTCTGACGTCCATATCAACATGCATGATCCCCTGGCCACCTGGTACGCCATTTGTGGAGATGAGCATGGCGCCTGGGAGTCACACGACCAGGATGTCCGTGTGGAAACCGAGGGACAGTGGTCCCGTGGAGTGACTATTGAGGACGACCGCGGCCGACAAAAGACGGAtgccgaggccgaggacgACGGAAAGTGGCtgggacgaggaggaaacCATGTCAAGGTGGTGACCAAGGCGCCAGTCGAGGTGGGCCagttgttggtggagcGGATTTACGTGTAA